A window from Pyrococcus kukulkanii encodes these proteins:
- a CDS encoding RNA-guided endonuclease InsQ/TnpB family protein, with protein sequence MRRSSSSETVIKAYSIPIHPDEFLLKFIEDYHELAKTVLEEILNAERFTKVERKQLRDKLLEEWEYASHYIDSAINQMLGLVDSYRKKLRRGERASEPRLRKKYVYVKSTLITLKGSILTVRIIAGKYYLRINLEDYPYIRPLLEEVLEGKAKLAGLFLFPDRIVLNFKKSVEYFEPVDWMSIDVNLTNVTVLAGLTVYTFDTRELYHIHRAYELKRRRIQRISKWNKKLSEELLKKYSRRERNRVRDFLHKLANKIVWISYRNRMGIILEDLRGIKEGLKGSKEFNRKISKWNARELQRLIEYKAKWLGVPVVYVNPRNSSRVCPACGGWLIPQEGRLMKCLKCGLVEDRDFIAVLNLRMWGVRGSPERVGGFKSMKTNPYGVMAVEKQRIGLKFHKITPKPP encoded by the coding sequence ATGCGAAGGAGCTCTTCGAGTGAGACTGTAATCAAGGCATATTCAATACCAATCCACCCTGATGAATTTCTCCTAAAGTTTATTGAGGACTATCACGAACTCGCGAAAACTGTCTTAGAGGAGATTCTTAATGCTGAAAGGTTCACTAAGGTGGAGAGGAAGCAGCTTCGCGATAAGCTCCTCGAAGAGTGGGAGTATGCAAGCCACTACATTGACTCGGCAATAAACCAAATGCTCGGCCTCGTGGACTCTTACAGGAAGAAGCTTAGGAGGGGTGAGAGGGCCAGTGAGCCCAGGCTGAGGAAGAAGTATGTTTACGTGAAGAGTACTCTCATCACGCTGAAGGGTTCCATCCTAACCGTGAGGATCATTGCTGGAAAGTACTACTTGAGGATAAACCTTGAGGATTACCCTTACATAAGGCCGCTCTTGGAGGAGGTTTTGGAGGGCAAGGCAAAACTCGCAGGCCTGTTCCTCTTCCCGGATAGGATTGTCCTGAACTTCAAGAAGAGTGTGGAGTACTTTGAGCCAGTTGATTGGATGAGCATTGACGTGAACCTCACGAACGTTACCGTTCTTGCCGGGCTGACAGTTTACACTTTTGACACTCGCGAGTTATACCATATTCACCGTGCTTACGAGCTGAAGAGGCGGAGGATTCAGAGAATCTCAAAGTGGAATAAAAAGTTAAGTGAGGAACTCTTGAAGAAGTATTCCCGCAGGGAGAGGAATAGGGTTAGAGACTTCTTGCACAAGCTGGCTAACAAGATTGTTTGGATTTCTTATAGGAATAGAATGGGGATTATCCTTGAGGATTTGAGGGGGATAAAAGAGGGGTTGAAGGGTTCAAAGGAGTTCAATAGGAAGATTTCCAAGTGGAATGCTCGTGAGTTGCAGAGGCTGATTGAGTATAAGGCGAAGTGGCTTGGTGTTCCCGTCGTTTACGTGAACCCCAGGAATAGTTCTAGGGTTTGCCCCGCATGCGGGGGTTGGTTAATACCCCAAGAGGGGCGTTTAATGAAGTGTTTGAAGTGTGGCCTCGTTGAGGATAGGGACTTTATTGCTGTCCTAAACCTTCGGATGTGGGGCGTCAGGGGTTCCCCCGAAAGGGTTGGAGGCTTCAAGTCGATGAAGACCAATCCCTACGGGGTTATGGCAGTAGAAAAACAAAGAATCGGACTAAAATTCCACAAAATCACACCAAAA